In Pseudomonas sp. ADAK2, the genomic window AAAAGTGAAAGGATCTAAAATTTTTGTAGCACTGGTTTCGGCTTCATGCCTCTCGCTGTACGGAAGCGAGAGCAAAGACGATTACGTATTCCAGGTTAACCGATGTGAAGCCGCATATGCGATGGATGACGACTCCAACGCAGAGACATTAATCAAGTCCGCCGGCGTAGTTGCTCAGTATATGAATGAGCACAATCTCGAAGACACTCCTGCGGAAGAGACTGCCAATACTGAAAAGATCATGAGTGAGATATTCGGCGTACCCAATTCAACCGTTGAAGTGTGGAAGGGTCGCGCTCGAAAAATTACAGAATCTGATTTCTGCAAAAAATACCTAAGCAGTTTGCAATCTGAATAGGCGTGAGGGTCTTTCCTCTCCTGTCCGCCGAAGACCTTCTCTGCGTCGACGCGCCTTTGCATCGATCTCGCAGTCCAGTCTCACGCCACCCTGCAGCATTGGTGAGGTCAGGGTGCGCGGGCTGTCGGTGTTATTTCCGTACGTCGTACTGTTCGGCTATCGACGTCCAGGCATTCCCGGGTGCTGCTCTGGCTACAGGTAAATCTGAGGCGTAAAAAAGCCCGCGCTATGCGGGCAATTGGAATAATCCAAAGATTTGTTCAGGCCCCTGATTCAGGGTCGCTCGCAGGTAGGCCGCGAGCCTCCTTATCGTCTTCGTCCTGATCATTCATCAGTGGGTCTGCGTCCGGATCATCGACGCGCCCACTCTTTCCAGATTCTGTATGCTCACTCGACACCGAATTGTTGGCATCCACGTCTGACATATCTGCCTCGACAGGTGCTTCGTCATCCGCAGGCAGCGGCACTTCTGGCTCATTCCGCTTAGGATCATGGCCTGTTTCGTTGTCCGTATCACTCGTCACGCCCTTCTGGGAAATGTTCCCTGGCGCATTCTCGTCGATGTCCATGCTGAGTCTCCGTTCTGAGGCGCGGGATATCCGTGCATGAACTTGAGAGGCGGCGCGGATCGGCGAGTGCCGGGCGCTGGACGAACGGTGAAACACGATAGCCCCGCTCGGTACACGATCTTGAATAGGGGCGTAATCTTTGCCGCTCAGAGTGATGGGCGTGGTGGAGCTGAAAACAAAAAAGGCCCCAGCATCTGCTGGGGCCTAAACCCTGTCACGTAACCACAGAGCAACAACAAGTGGCTGTTTATGCAGCCCTTCGCTCCTTAAGGCAGCAAATCGTAAGTCACGCAAGCGCGACTCGGGGTGCTGCTGTTTGCAGTAATCCACAGACCATAGCCAGGCGGCAGTTGGATCGGATACGAAAGATTTTGGGAGCCACTACCCAGAGTCATCAGGATCGGCTTCCCATCATAGTCCGAGCCGAGCTTCGGAGCCACAGTTCCGGTAATTAGGCCGGAAAGATGAGTGCCGCTCACCGAGGCTGTACGAATTACGGCACCTGCGACGTTTTCAGTTGGCTTGATGATCGCTTCAACACTATATGTGTCGGAGCTGTAGAACTTTGCACCAATAGTTACTGGTTCCATTTTTTTCACCTTTAAATCGAATGATTGTTCGCGGAGGATTCCGCTTTCATGTCGCTCAAAGGCGATCGCTCGAGGCTCGCGGCCTTCTCATGATTCAACGTCCCGCATCGGGAACATTTGATCTGGAGCTCGGTAAACTCACC contains:
- a CDS encoding Com family DNA-binding transcriptional regulator, giving the protein MLKECRCGNCKRLLARVGEFTELQIKCSRCGTLNHEKAASLERSPLSDMKAESSANNHSI